Proteins from a single region of Aquirhabdus parva:
- a CDS encoding SDR family oxidoreductase: protein MNATLSPQNILIIGATSGIAEAVARRYASIGANLFLVARNSKKLAIISSDLIARGATNVQLFVLNAHEYDLLPQMVEQAWAAFGIINVALIAYGTLPDQTRAETDLDYAITEFRTNAESVIACLTILANRFETQGYGVISVIGSVASDRGRGSNYVYGSAKSAIESFTSGLRSRLYKKGVHVLLIKPGFVATAMTANLNLPEKLTASPESVAINIQNAISHRKNVVYTPSFWAFIMLIIKLIPNIIFKRLSL, encoded by the coding sequence ATGAACGCAACTTTATCCCCTCAAAATATCTTAATCATTGGCGCAACTTCCGGAATTGCTGAAGCAGTAGCTCGTCGCTATGCTTCAATCGGGGCGAACCTATTTCTTGTCGCACGAAATTCAAAAAAACTGGCCATTATTTCCTCAGACCTAATCGCACGGGGAGCAACCAATGTACAGCTTTTTGTACTAAATGCCCATGAATATGATCTTCTCCCTCAAATGGTTGAGCAAGCGTGGGCAGCTTTCGGGATTATCAATGTCGCATTAATTGCATATGGTACCTTACCTGATCAAACTCGAGCTGAAACAGATTTAGATTATGCAATCACAGAATTCCGTACTAACGCAGAGAGTGTGATCGCGTGCCTTACAATACTAGCAAATCGATTTGAAACTCAAGGATATGGAGTCATCTCGGTGATCGGTTCAGTTGCAAGTGATCGAGGTCGTGGAAGTAATTACGTATATGGCTCAGCAAAATCAGCAATAGAATCATTTACTTCAGGATTACGCTCACGTTTATATAAAAAAGGAGTGCATGTTCTGCTGATCAAACCAGGCTTTGTTGCAACCGCCATGACTGCGAACTTAAATCTCCCCGAAAAACTCACAGCCTCACCCGAATCAGTAGCCATCAATATCCAAAATGCAATTAGCCATCGCAAGAATGTCGTCTACACGCCCAGCTTCTGGGCATTCATTATGCTCATTATTAAGCTGATACCGAACATCATATTCAAGCGATTAAGCTTATAA
- a CDS encoding FAD-binding oxidoreductase, which translates to MVELLSWGRYPRQPQHPHAVFWADEISHVLGKIVETNKTSLIYGMGRSYGDSCLAVSNQVVTTQGMDRILAADWETGVIFAQAGLSFAELIQITLPRGWFLPVTPGTKYVSLGGAVANDVHGKNHHVMGTFGRHILRLFLYRSDEGIVECSRHIRSDLFVATIGGLGLSGVIVAVEFQLRPIETSRINQTSIRFGGLTEFFQLTASHDHTHEYTVAWIDCLATGQNAGRGHYIMGNHAKADIAHTHTQLTLAPHKRMKIPFDPPFSLINTLSLRAFNTLYYHKQQQKQISRCVSYDPFFYPLDSLKHWNRIYGHAGFQQYQCVIPQRDGQTAIADIMQEIAKSGSGSFLAVLKQCGDIISPGLLSFPMHGVSLALDFPQHDQKNTQLFNRLDRLVHEVGGRLYPAKDAHMSAEHFQQAYPQWQQIEAMRDPRLFSKFWQRVTQ; encoded by the coding sequence ATGGTTGAATTACTTTCGTGGGGGCGTTACCCACGCCAGCCACAGCATCCACATGCTGTTTTTTGGGCCGATGAAATTTCACATGTTTTGGGAAAAATTGTTGAAACAAATAAAACGAGCCTGATCTATGGTATGGGACGAAGCTATGGTGACTCTTGCTTAGCTGTATCCAATCAAGTTGTGACGACTCAGGGCATGGATCGTATTTTAGCCGCGGATTGGGAAACGGGTGTTATCTTTGCACAGGCGGGTCTGTCTTTTGCAGAACTCATTCAAATTACCTTGCCACGGGGATGGTTTTTACCAGTTACTCCCGGTACAAAGTACGTTAGTCTCGGTGGCGCGGTGGCAAATGATGTTCATGGAAAAAATCATCATGTGATGGGTACTTTTGGTCGGCATATCCTTCGTTTATTTCTTTACCGCAGTGATGAGGGGATAGTTGAATGCTCTCGTCATATCAGATCAGACTTGTTTGTAGCAACCATCGGCGGCTTAGGACTCAGTGGTGTCATTGTTGCGGTCGAGTTTCAACTTCGCCCCATAGAAACCAGCCGCATCAATCAAACCAGTATTCGTTTTGGTGGGCTAACGGAATTTTTTCAACTCACGGCATCACATGACCATACTCATGAATATACAGTTGCATGGATTGATTGTTTAGCAACAGGTCAAAATGCAGGTCGTGGCCACTATATCATGGGGAATCACGCAAAAGCGGATATAGCCCATACTCATACCCAGCTCACACTGGCGCCACACAAAAGAATGAAAATCCCTTTCGATCCACCCTTTTCATTGATCAACACACTGAGTCTACGCGCCTTCAATACCTTGTACTACCATAAACAACAGCAAAAACAAATTAGTCGCTGTGTCAGCTATGATCCTTTTTTTTATCCTTTAGACAGTCTCAAACACTGGAATCGCATATATGGACATGCTGGTTTTCAGCAATATCAGTGCGTCATTCCCCAGCGTGATGGACAAACAGCAATTGCTGACATTATGCAAGAAATTGCAAAAAGTGGCTCTGGTTCTTTTCTTGCAGTATTAAAGCAATGCGGAGATATCATCTCTCCCGGTCTTTTATCATTCCCAATGCACGGCGTATCTCTAGCATTAGATTTTCCGCAACATGATCAAAAAAATACTCAACTCTTCAATCGTCTAGATAGGCTTGTACATGAAGTTGGCGGGCGTTTATACCCTGCAAAAGACGCTCACATGAGTGCCGAGCATTTCCAACAAGCATACCCGCAATGGCAACAAATTGAAGCCATGCGTGACCCAAGACTTTTCTCTAAATTCTGGCAGAGAGTTACTCAATGA
- the fadA gene encoding acetyl-CoA C-acyltransferase FadA, whose translation MATLNPRDVVIVDGVRSAMGRSRNGMFRNVRADSLSAELVRALLIRNPGFDPSEVEDLIWGCVNQTLEQGMNIARNIVLLADLPKVVAGQTVNRLCGSSMQSIHTAAAQIATNQGDIFIVGGVEHMGHVGMMHGIDLNPEASKHYAKASNMMGLTAEMLGRMNGITREMQDEFGVESHRRAWAATQAGRFKNEIVGVEGHDENGFRVLCEIDEVIRPDANLEAFKGLRPAFDPRGSVTAATSSALSDGASAMLLMSAAKAQSLGLKPRAVIRSMAVAGCDAAIMGYGPVPATQKALKRAGLSISDIQTVELNEAFAAQGLSVLKALDLLDKQDKVNLNGGAIALGHPLGCSGARITTTLLNVMEQQDTQIGLATMCIGLGQGIATIIERV comes from the coding sequence ATGGCAACTTTAAATCCACGTGATGTGGTAATTGTTGATGGTGTGCGCTCTGCAATGGGTCGTAGCCGTAACGGGATGTTCCGTAACGTTCGTGCGGACAGCTTGTCTGCTGAATTAGTACGTGCATTATTGATCCGTAATCCAGGCTTTGATCCAAGTGAAGTTGAAGACCTGATCTGGGGCTGTGTCAATCAAACCCTAGAACAAGGCATGAACATTGCGCGAAATATCGTTTTGCTGGCTGATTTACCAAAGGTTGTAGCGGGTCAAACCGTTAACCGTCTATGTGGTTCATCCATGCAATCCATCCATACTGCGGCAGCTCAAATTGCAACGAACCAAGGCGATATTTTCATCGTCGGTGGTGTAGAGCACATGGGTCACGTCGGTATGATGCATGGTATTGATCTGAATCCAGAAGCCTCTAAGCACTATGCAAAAGCATCGAACATGATGGGTTTAACCGCGGAAATGCTCGGTCGTATGAACGGGATTACCCGTGAAATGCAAGATGAGTTCGGTGTTGAGTCACATCGCCGTGCATGGGCGGCAACACAAGCGGGTCGTTTCAAAAACGAAATCGTGGGTGTGGAAGGTCATGACGAAAACGGTTTCCGTGTCTTGTGTGAAATCGACGAAGTGATTCGTCCAGATGCAAACCTTGAAGCATTCAAAGGCTTGCGCCCTGCGTTCGATCCACGCGGTTCAGTCACTGCAGCGACCTCTTCAGCACTGTCTGATGGTGCTTCTGCAATGTTGCTCATGAGTGCTGCAAAAGCGCAATCATTGGGTCTGAAGCCTCGTGCAGTGATCCGCTCTATGGCAGTTGCAGGTTGTGATGCGGCGATCATGGGTTACGGTCCTGTACCAGCCACTCAAAAAGCCCTGAAACGTGCGGGCTTGTCCATCAGCGACATCCAAACCGTTGAGCTGAACGAAGCGTTTGCTGCACAAGGCCTGTCGGTATTGAAAGCGCTTGATTTGCTCGACAAGCAAGACAAAGTTAACTTGAACGGTGGTGCAATTGCACTGGGTCACCCACTGGGCTGTTCAGGTGCACGTATCACCACGACATTGCTGAACGTCATGGAACAACAAGATACTCAAATCGGTCTTGCGACCATGTGTATCGGCTTGGGCCAAGGTATTGCAACCATCATCGAACGTGTTTAA
- a CDS encoding NAD-dependent epimerase/dehydratase family protein, whose protein sequence is MQEKVILPGGAGLVGQNLVARLKAKGYRNIVVLDKHEANLAVLKQVHPDITVEYADLAELGSWRQHFVGADVVVMLQAQIGGNDNEDFIRNNVSATEHILNEIKSNQIPNLIHISSSVVESVAEDYYTESKKAQEKMVIESGIPCPILRPTLMFGWFDRKHLGWLSRFMSKVPVFPIPGHGRYMRQPLYVGDFCNVIISCIEKRATTGTYNISGHEYIDYIDIIRQIKKATHAKAKIIKIPYSLFYSLLAVWAIFDKNPPFTTQQLAALTAKDEFEVIDWPGIFGVKYTPFAAAIEETFNDPVYSKVVLEF, encoded by the coding sequence ATGCAAGAAAAAGTAATCCTTCCTGGCGGCGCAGGACTTGTCGGCCAGAATTTAGTGGCACGATTAAAAGCCAAAGGTTATCGCAATATCGTGGTACTGGATAAACACGAAGCCAATCTTGCAGTGCTCAAACAAGTACATCCCGATATCACCGTAGAATATGCAGATCTTGCAGAACTGGGGTCATGGCGGCAGCATTTTGTCGGTGCAGATGTTGTAGTCATGCTACAGGCCCAGATTGGCGGAAACGATAACGAAGACTTTATTCGTAACAACGTCAGCGCTACAGAACATATTTTAAATGAAATTAAATCCAATCAGATTCCGAACCTGATTCATATCAGCTCATCGGTTGTCGAATCCGTTGCTGAGGACTACTACACCGAAAGTAAGAAAGCACAGGAAAAAATGGTGATCGAGAGCGGTATTCCATGTCCAATTCTGCGCCCAACATTGATGTTTGGCTGGTTTGACCGTAAGCATTTAGGCTGGTTATCCCGCTTTATGAGCAAAGTTCCTGTTTTCCCGATTCCCGGTCATGGCCGCTATATGCGTCAGCCTCTGTATGTCGGTGATTTTTGTAATGTCATTATCAGCTGTATAGAAAAACGTGCCACCACCGGTACGTATAATATCTCAGGGCATGAATATATTGATTATATTGATATCATTCGTCAGATCAAAAAAGCAACGCACGCCAAAGCAAAGATCATCAAAATTCCTTATAGCCTGTTCTATAGCTTGCTTGCGGTTTGGGCCATATTCGATAAAAACCCTCCCTTTACCACTCAACAGCTTGCTGCATTGACGGCTAAAGACGAGTTTGAAGTCATTGATTGGCCGGGTATCTTTGGCGTTAAATACACGCCGTTTGCCGCCGCCATTGAAGAGACCTTCAATGACCCAGTGTATAGCAAAGTCGTTTTGGAGTTTTAA
- a CDS encoding NAD(P)/FAD-dependent oxidoreductase: MSQRVAVLGAGPMGLAVAYQLALEGHQPVVFEADDRVGGMTAAFDFNGLSIERYYHFHCISDHAFLQMLDELGLSSKMHWVETKMGYWYQNQLQAWGNPLALLQFKGLSLTAKLRYGLHAFLSTKRDDWQPLDNVEASAWIKGWVGDEAYEVLWRRLFDYKFYDYVGNLSAAWIWSRIRRIGRSRYSLFREKLGYLDGGSETLLQGMKAAIEAKGGDIRLKTPVSKVVIENGQVKGVEYLAQFEAFDKVISTIPLPYVVRIMPDLPQNLLTAFNAKKNIAVVCVIAKLKKAVTENFWLNTNDPEMDIPGLVEYSNLRPLDQHVVYVPFYMPGEHEKFGEPDSVFLDKVRKYLKKINPELVDSDFIDIRASRYRYAQPICEPEYLKKLPPVELPVQGLWVADTSYYYPEDRGISESIGFGRNMAKMATTDDVTS; encoded by the coding sequence ATGAGCCAACGTGTCGCAGTACTCGGTGCGGGTCCCATGGGCCTCGCTGTGGCTTATCAACTCGCGCTTGAAGGACATCAACCTGTTGTCTTCGAAGCCGATGATCGTGTGGGTGGCATGACCGCCGCATTTGACTTTAATGGCCTCTCTATTGAACGCTATTACCATTTTCATTGTATTTCTGATCATGCCTTCTTGCAGATGCTGGATGAACTGGGCTTGTCCAGCAAAATGCATTGGGTCGAAACCAAAATGGGCTACTGGTATCAGAACCAGTTGCAAGCGTGGGGAAATCCGCTCGCACTGTTGCAGTTCAAAGGTCTTAGTTTAACTGCAAAATTACGCTATGGACTTCACGCCTTTCTATCTACCAAGCGCGATGACTGGCAACCTTTAGACAATGTTGAGGCCTCCGCTTGGATTAAAGGCTGGGTCGGCGATGAAGCTTACGAAGTACTTTGGCGTCGCCTCTTTGATTATAAGTTCTATGATTATGTCGGTAATCTCTCTGCGGCATGGATCTGGAGTCGCATCCGTCGGATTGGACGTTCACGCTATAGCCTATTTCGTGAAAAACTAGGCTATCTAGACGGTGGATCGGAGACACTACTGCAAGGCATGAAAGCTGCGATAGAAGCCAAAGGCGGAGACATCCGCTTAAAAACACCCGTTTCGAAAGTCGTCATTGAAAATGGTCAAGTTAAGGGTGTTGAATATTTAGCGCAATTTGAAGCCTTTGATAAGGTCATCAGTACCATTCCGTTACCTTATGTTGTACGGATCATGCCCGATTTGCCGCAAAATCTTTTAACCGCATTCAACGCGAAGAAAAACATAGCTGTCGTTTGCGTTATCGCCAAACTAAAAAAAGCCGTGACTGAAAATTTCTGGCTCAATACCAATGATCCTGAGATGGATATTCCAGGTCTGGTTGAATACAGTAATCTGCGTCCACTTGATCAACATGTCGTCTATGTGCCTTTTTATATGCCAGGTGAACATGAAAAGTTTGGTGAACCCGATTCTGTGTTTTTGGATAAAGTACGTAAGTATCTGAAGAAAATCAATCCAGAGCTTGTTGATAGCGACTTTATCGACATTCGCGCCAGCCGCTATCGCTACGCACAGCCCATTTGTGAACCAGAGTACTTGAAAAAACTTCCTCCTGTCGAACTGCCAGTGCAAGGTCTTTGGGTCGCCGATACTTCTTACTATTATCCAGAGGACCGGGGGATTTCTGAAAGTATTGGTTTTGGTCGTAATATGGCGAAAATGGCCACTACTGATGATGTTACATCATGA
- a CDS encoding lysozyme inhibitor LprI family protein, with the protein MLTPTRLLFISLCAICGSSATYADSINCSRARLPDEHAICRSVELQKQDVKMTTLFEVSGHLMAMGSRGAMQDRQVEWLKDRHQCKTNLSCLRSAYAQRIDELNQGLEGIYSRGPF; encoded by the coding sequence ATGTTGACGCCAACTCGTCTGTTATTCATCAGCCTATGCGCAATCTGTGGTAGCTCCGCAACCTATGCTGATAGCATCAATTGCAGCAGAGCCCGTTTGCCCGATGAGCACGCCATCTGCCGCAGTGTCGAATTACAGAAGCAAGATGTCAAAATGACGACGCTTTTTGAAGTATCTGGGCATCTCATGGCAATGGGCAGTCGCGGTGCCATGCAAGACAGACAAGTCGAATGGCTCAAAGACCGCCATCAATGTAAAACCAATCTGAGTTGTTTACGCAGTGCCTATGCACAGCGTATTGATGAGCTCAATCAAGGTCTTGAGGGGATTTATAGCCGAGGGCCATTTTAA
- a CDS encoding UbiA family prenyltransferase — MQNPDNKTVLVVDLDGTLIRSDLLIESIFLFLRLYPLQFFSLILWLFKGKVFLKRRLADLVCPSPNLLPYNKILLDWLSESRNKGSTLVLATASDIRLARSIAKHLAIFDDVLGTESINLSSSNKRHALVEKYGQRGFEYVGNSKADIAVWESASVIHIANPQCGVYKAANKTHEMHGNTMGQIFDDRPKYFRSARKAIRIHQWSKNVLIFLPLLASHRFFEIPLIQIGITAFLCFGLCASSVYLLNDLLDIEDDRLHVSKRNRPLASGAFPMIHAIFLIPLLLGISFSLALWLLPLKFTFYLLGYYLLTMAYSFWLKRIVMIDVVSLAMLYSIRVVAGGAAMALGTTFWVLTFCLFIFLSLAFVKRYTELFHARSKGLLDKTSGRGYYPTDFEMLASLGSASGYISVLVLALYINEPTTGLLYHSQKMLWVSCPLLLFWISRVWLLAHRGQMNDDPIVFALRDKVSRVMVVTFLLVFYLAAIYG, encoded by the coding sequence ATGCAGAATCCAGATAACAAAACGGTGCTTGTCGTTGACTTGGATGGCACTCTAATTCGTTCTGACTTGCTTATCGAAAGTATTTTCTTATTTTTGCGCCTTTATCCACTTCAATTTTTCTCGCTGATACTTTGGCTATTCAAAGGGAAAGTTTTCTTAAAAAGACGCCTTGCTGATTTGGTGTGCCCATCACCGAATTTATTGCCTTACAATAAAATATTACTCGACTGGCTCAGTGAGAGTCGAAACAAAGGCAGCACTCTTGTTTTGGCTACAGCATCAGATATACGTCTCGCCAGATCCATTGCTAAACATTTGGCTATTTTTGATGATGTCCTCGGAACAGAAAGTATCAATTTATCCTCTTCAAATAAGCGTCATGCGCTAGTCGAAAAATACGGTCAAAGAGGTTTCGAGTATGTCGGGAATTCAAAAGCCGATATAGCGGTCTGGGAATCCGCCTCCGTAATCCATATTGCTAATCCACAGTGCGGGGTATACAAGGCTGCGAACAAAACTCATGAAATGCATGGCAATACCATGGGTCAAATTTTTGATGATAGGCCAAAGTATTTCCGAAGTGCCCGAAAAGCGATTCGGATCCATCAATGGTCCAAAAATGTACTTATTTTTTTGCCCCTCCTCGCTTCACACCGTTTCTTTGAGATACCTTTAATTCAAATTGGAATCACGGCATTTTTGTGCTTTGGACTTTGCGCATCAAGTGTTTATTTACTCAATGACTTACTCGATATCGAAGATGATCGACTGCATGTCAGCAAACGCAATCGACCTTTAGCATCTGGTGCATTTCCAATGATTCATGCGATCTTCTTGATCCCACTCTTGTTGGGAATCTCATTTTCGCTCGCGCTATGGCTACTTCCCCTTAAATTTACCTTCTATTTACTTGGCTATTATTTACTGACGATGGCCTATTCATTTTGGCTTAAACGCATCGTCATGATTGATGTCGTTTCGCTGGCCATGCTTTATAGTATTCGAGTTGTTGCAGGAGGTGCCGCTATGGCTCTTGGGACAACATTCTGGGTACTTACGTTTTGTTTATTCATCTTCCTTAGCCTTGCTTTTGTCAAACGTTATACCGAACTGTTTCATGCGCGTAGTAAAGGTCTACTCGATAAAACATCTGGCCGAGGCTATTATCCCACTGACTTTGAAATGCTTGCCTCATTAGGCAGCGCGTCTGGTTATATTTCTGTTCTTGTTTTGGCACTATATATCAATGAACCAACCACGGGATTACTCTACCACTCACAAAAAATGTTATGGGTCTCCTGCCCATTACTTCTGTTTTGGATTAGTCGAGTATGGTTACTAGCCCATCGGGGACAAATGAACGACGACCCAATCGTCTTTGCCTTACGTGATAAAGTAAGCCGAGTTATGGTTGTTACCTTCTTACTAGTCTTCTATCTGGCAGCAATTTATGGTTGA
- a CDS encoding GtrA family protein has protein sequence MKKTLAFFLQPRFLKFLLAGGIAAAANYGSRFIFNIWVSFEQAIILAYLVGMTVAFFLMRRHVFYRQSHHLAPQIFKFILVNILAVSQTLLISVTLVRWVFPAISMTYSPEALAHLIGVLVPVVTSYFGHRFFTFK, from the coding sequence ATGAAAAAAACCTTAGCTTTCTTTCTCCAGCCGCGTTTTTTGAAGTTTTTGCTGGCTGGCGGTATAGCCGCCGCCGCAAACTACGGATCACGGTTTATTTTTAATATCTGGGTCAGCTTCGAACAAGCGATTATTTTAGCCTATCTGGTCGGTATGACCGTCGCATTTTTCTTGATGCGACGACATGTGTTTTATCGTCAGTCGCATCATTTAGCGCCACAGATCTTTAAATTTATACTCGTAAATATTCTCGCCGTGTCGCAGACGTTACTGATTAGCGTGACACTCGTGCGTTGGGTCTTTCCTGCGATCAGTATGACCTATTCACCAGAAGCCCTAGCGCATCTTATTGGTGTTCTTGTTCCGGTGGTGACCAGCTATTTTGGTCACCGTTTTTTTACGTTCAAATAA
- a CDS encoding metal-dependent hydrolase: MNIAIQHPLKARKVQFNFEQSPAHWIYGDVYSSHMINGVNMLLPLGELWFCRVYNKALPFVTDVKLREEVQGFIRQEAVHSRAHSGALDFLRDHGYQLDDYLARVNVLFGQVLGEQPFGLKFLQNERTEKFWLVARVGVIAAIEHFTGILGQWSLDSKGWDDADPVIADLFRWHLAEEVEHRTVAFDLFEHLCKTELGFYVGRQALMAIIFPLFVYFLVDGCRYLAGQDPDPRAQAIARKSMLKMLWQLEKVGKKTDHLPTFSLLVKATLRWVPKSFHPITEGDTQQALDYIARSQGILAARKN, translated from the coding sequence ATGAACATTGCGATTCAACACCCGCTCAAAGCACGCAAAGTACAATTTAACTTTGAACAATCTCCTGCGCACTGGATTTATGGCGACGTTTACTCATCGCACATGATCAATGGGGTTAACATGCTGCTGCCGTTGGGCGAGCTCTGGTTTTGTCGTGTCTATAACAAAGCGCTGCCCTTCGTCACTGATGTGAAGCTTCGCGAAGAAGTTCAGGGGTTCATCCGTCAGGAGGCGGTGCATTCCCGTGCGCACAGCGGCGCTCTCGATTTCTTGCGCGATCATGGCTATCAATTAGATGACTATCTGGCGCGCGTCAATGTTTTATTTGGTCAAGTATTGGGAGAGCAGCCTTTTGGCCTAAAATTCTTGCAAAATGAACGTACCGAGAAGTTCTGGCTTGTGGCCCGGGTTGGCGTAATTGCTGCGATTGAACATTTCACAGGCATTCTGGGTCAATGGTCGCTAGACAGCAAAGGCTGGGATGATGCTGACCCTGTGATTGCCGATTTATTCCGCTGGCATTTGGCTGAAGAAGTGGAACATCGTACAGTCGCTTTTGATCTGTTTGAGCATTTATGCAAAACAGAATTAGGCTTCTATGTAGGACGCCAAGCCTTGATGGCGATTATTTTCCCACTGTTTGTTTATTTCCTCGTTGATGGCTGCCGTTATCTGGCTGGGCAAGATCCTGATCCAAGAGCACAAGCTATCGCACGAAAATCCATGCTTAAGATGCTCTGGCAACTCGAAAAAGTGGGTAAGAAAACCGATCATCTTCCAACGTTTAGTCTGCTGGTGAAAGCGACTCTGCGCTGGGTTCCAAAAAGTTTCCATCCGATTACGGAAGGTGATACCCAGCAAGCTTTAGACTATATCGCTCGTTCACAAGGTATTCTTGCTGCGCGAAAAAATTAA